A single Gemmatimonadota bacterium DNA region contains:
- the nrfD gene encoding polysulfide reductase NrfD, whose product MTAIAHPDEPRRPNIASADIQLPAVKDYEQVDREILAILKPTKAWFGGLLLALTCLAFGAASWAYQIHQGLGVAGYNPPVMWGVYIITFVFWVGIGHAGTLISAILYLFRAGFRTTIYRAAEAMTVFAVMTAGLFPIIHIGRPWKFFWLIPYPNWRLIWPNFKSPLVWDVFAITTYLTISTTFLFVGLIPDIAVLRDRETNPLRKQILSVLSFGWRNSEREWRHFARAYLFLAAFSTPLVLSVHSVVSFDFAMGIVPGWHTTIFPPYFVAGAIFSGFAMVWTIIIPMRKWFGLKHYVTLNHLDASAKMVLFTSLVVGLAYMIEFFIAWYGGIPAEQDYFWNRVFGQWWWAAWIMLTCNMILPLSLFSQKLRRNPTWLWILSIFINIGMWFERFVIVVPSLSHDMEPWQWSSYVPTWVDYGLLIGSFGWFFMWFLLFVKQLPVMALAEIKEIIPPKMKHGHSHHGGH is encoded by the coding sequence AGGACTACGAGCAGGTCGATCGCGAGATCCTCGCGATCCTCAAGCCGACGAAGGCCTGGTTCGGCGGGCTGTTGCTCGCCCTGACCTGCCTCGCGTTCGGCGCCGCGTCCTGGGCCTACCAGATCCACCAGGGCCTCGGCGTCGCCGGCTACAACCCGCCGGTGATGTGGGGCGTCTACATCATCACGTTCGTGTTCTGGGTCGGCATCGGTCACGCGGGCACGCTGATCTCGGCGATCCTGTACCTGTTCCGGGCCGGGTTCCGCACGACGATCTACCGCGCCGCCGAGGCGATGACGGTCTTCGCGGTCATGACCGCGGGGCTCTTCCCGATCATCCACATCGGCCGGCCGTGGAAGTTCTTCTGGCTCATCCCGTACCCGAACTGGCGGCTGATCTGGCCGAACTTCAAGTCGCCGCTCGTGTGGGACGTGTTCGCGATCACGACCTACCTGACGATCTCGACGACGTTCCTCTTCGTCGGCCTGATCCCCGACATCGCGGTGCTGCGTGACCGCGAGACGAACCCGCTGCGCAAGCAGATCCTGTCGGTCCTGAGCTTCGGCTGGCGCAACAGCGAGCGCGAGTGGCGCCATTTCGCCCGCGCCTACCTGTTCCTCGCCGCCTTCTCGACGCCGCTGGTGCTCTCGGTGCACTCGGTCGTGTCGTTCGACTTCGCGATGGGCATCGTGCCGGGCTGGCACACGACGATCTTCCCGCCCTATTTCGTCGCCGGCGCGATCTTCTCCGGCTTCGCGATGGTGTGGACGATCATCATCCCGATGCGCAAGTGGTTCGGGCTCAAGCACTACGTGACGCTCAACCACCTCGACGCCTCGGCGAAGATGGTGCTCTTCACGTCGCTGGTCGTCGGCCTCGCGTACATGATCGAGTTCTTCATCGCCTGGTACGGCGGCATCCCGGCGGAGCAGGACTACTTCTGGAATCGCGTCTTCGGGCAGTGGTGGTGGGCCGCCTGGATCATGCTCACCTGCAACATGATCCTGCCGCTCTCGCTCTTCTCGCAGAAGCTGCGCCGCAACCCGACCTGGCTCTGGATCCTGTCGATCTTCATCAACATCGGCATGTGGTTCGAGCGCTTCGTGATCGTCGTGCCGTCGCTCTCGCATGACATGGAGCCCTGGCAGTGGTCGAGCTACGTGCCGACCTGGGTCGACTACGGGCTCCTCATCGGCTCGTTCGGCTGGTTCTTCATGTGGTTCCTGCTCTTCGTCAAGCAGCTGCCGGTGATGGCGCTGGCGGAGATCAAGGAGATCATCCCGCCCAAGATGAAGCACGGGCACTCGCACCACGGGGGGCACTGA
- a CDS encoding DUF3341 domain-containing protein — protein MHRGMIGVFAELDSTVEAIEELKHKKLGDITAYTPTPRHELEHAVEPPPSPVRKFTLVGALAGVCFGYWLAIWGSEYWPLVVGGKAISTWIPYTVFGFEVMVMVGALSTVFGMFYLAGIPRLTMTVGYDARFSQGNYGVWCECAPDKLAEVEAIMRRHGAVEVRGDR, from the coding sequence ATGCATCGCGGAATGATCGGCGTCTTCGCAGAGCTCGACAGCACCGTGGAAGCGATCGAGGAACTGAAGCACAAGAAGCTCGGGGACATCACGGCGTACACGCCGACCCCGCGGCACGAGCTCGAGCACGCGGTCGAGCCGCCGCCGTCGCCCGTCCGGAAGTTCACGCTCGTCGGCGCGCTCGCGGGCGTCTGCTTCGGCTACTGGCTCGCGATCTGGGGCTCGGAGTACTGGCCCCTCGTCGTCGGCGGCAAGGCGATCTCCACCTGGATCCCGTACACGGTGTTCGGGTTCGAGGTGATGGTCATGGTCGGCGCGCTCTCGACCGTGTTCGGCATGTTCTACCTGGCCGGCATCCCCCGCCTGACGATGACCGTCGGGTACGATGCGCGCTTCAGCCAGGGCAACTACGGCGTCTGGTGCGAATGCGCGCCGGACAAGCTCGCCGAGGTGGAGGCGATCATGCGCCGCCATGGCGCGGTGGAGGTGCGTGGTGACCGGTAA
- a CDS encoding c-type cytochrome: MTGNLMRRLAVVALPLALAACDPNDWLTDMKQQPSIGTWQKFSSDSAAGDTIPFRGNPQGSVPTHGLAVASWQVSYAVMPATIDSLSGVANPVAADARSLENGRKLYQINCAVCHGDLGDGNGALKQLNPMYGFAPPINGAATQARTDGYIFGMLRNGRGLMPPQNRIPEEMRWDVVNYLRGLQGRYAVQTGPVGFPGQTGTALPGYSKVGPTVPHPYARPSTTGITLKAEKPAGEAKADPAHNGGHE, translated from the coding sequence GTGACCGGTAACCTCATGCGTCGGCTGGCCGTCGTCGCGCTCCCGCTGGCCCTCGCGGCCTGCGACCCGAACGACTGGCTGACCGACATGAAGCAGCAGCCCTCCATCGGGACCTGGCAGAAGTTCTCCAGCGACTCGGCGGCGGGCGACACGATCCCGTTCCGCGGCAACCCGCAGGGCTCGGTCCCGACGCACGGCCTCGCCGTCGCGTCGTGGCAGGTCTCCTACGCGGTGATGCCCGCGACGATCGACTCGCTCTCCGGCGTCGCGAACCCCGTCGCGGCGGACGCGCGGTCGCTCGAGAACGGCCGCAAGCTCTACCAGATCAACTGCGCGGTCTGCCACGGCGACCTCGGCGACGGCAACGGCGCGCTCAAGCAGCTCAACCCGATGTACGGCTTCGCTCCGCCGATCAACGGCGCGGCGACCCAGGCGCGGACCGATGGCTACATCTTCGGCATGCTGCGCAACGGGCGCGGCCTGATGCCACCCCAGAACCGCATCCCCGAGGAGATGCGCTGGGATGTGGTGAACTACCTGCGCGGCCTCCAGGGCCGCTACGCCGTCCAGACCGGCCCGGTCGGGTTCCCCGGCCAGACCGGCACCGCGCTCCCGGGCTACTCGAAGGTCGGCCCGACGGTCCCGCACCCCTACGCGCGGCCGAGCACGACGGGCATCACCCTGAAGGCCGAGAAGCCCGCTGGTGAGGCCAAGGCCGACCCGGCGCACAACGGAGGTCACGAATGA
- a CDS encoding redoxin domain-containing protein, whose translation MSASVPAIGTPAPDFTLDTTAGSAVTLSSFQGKQNVLLAFFPLAFTSTCTAELCAFSDDYSAFAGKDVTVIPISVDAVPSLKEFKAKYAMGVDLASDFKRTASRAYDVLHPERYFSQRAYFLIDKAGVVRWSYVEATPGTKRENAEILAEIAKLS comes from the coding sequence ATGAGCGCCTCCGTCCCCGCCATCGGCACGCCCGCCCCCGACTTCACGCTCGACACCACCGCCGGCAGCGCGGTCACGCTCTCGAGCTTCCAGGGCAAGCAGAACGTCCTGCTCGCGTTCTTCCCCCTCGCCTTCACCTCCACCTGCACGGCCGAGCTCTGCGCCTTCAGCGACGACTACTCGGCTTTCGCGGGGAAGGACGTGACGGTGATCCCGATCAGCGTCGATGCCGTGCCGTCGCTCAAGGAGTTCAAGGCGAAGTACGCCATGGGCGTCGATCTCGCCTCCGACTTCAAGCGGACCGCCTCGCGCGCCTACGATGTGCTGCATCCCGAGCGCTACTTCTCGCAGCGGGCCTACTTCCTGATCGACAAGGCGGGCGTGGTGCGCTGGTCCTACGTCGAGGCGACGCCGGGCACCAAGCGGGAGAACGCCGAGATCCTGGCCGAGATCGCGAAACTGAGCTGA
- a CDS encoding Hsp20/alpha crystallin family protein, which translates to MVYRTTTLPPLFTLRREVDRLFEDAFGRAAAAPATWSPATDVREEADGYRFEIELPGIAPEQVEVTLEQGVLTVRGEKRATTATTTEAAAPKWHVAERVQGAFKRTFQLPQAVSEDRIAASFANGLLTVVVPKEAPRARKIDVTVA; encoded by the coding sequence ATGGTATATCGCACGACGACCCTGCCCCCGCTCTTCACGCTCCGCCGCGAGGTCGACCGCCTCTTCGAGGATGCGTTCGGTCGCGCCGCGGCCGCGCCGGCGACCTGGAGTCCCGCGACGGATGTGCGCGAGGAGGCGGACGGCTATCGCTTCGAGATCGAGCTGCCCGGCATCGCCCCCGAGCAGGTCGAGGTGACGTTGGAGCAGGGCGTCCTGACGGTCCGCGGTGAGAAGCGAGCGACGACCGCGACGACGACCGAGGCCGCCGCCCCGAAGTGGCACGTGGCCGAGCGCGTGCAGGGCGCGTTCAAGCGGACGTTCCAGCTGCCGCAGGCAGTGTCGGAAGACCGGATCGCCGCGAGCTTCGCCAACGGGTTGCTGACGGTGGTGGTGCCGAAGGAAGCCCCTCGGGCGCGGAAGATCGACGTGACCGTGGCGTGA
- a CDS encoding PAS domain-containing protein — protein sequence MTTPPTLPTDADARAARALRALAGISAELASARALETSIERMLTTVRELVEASETAVWLHAPQGIIRGWTSGGTSITEAEVRVGLAAGGVPGGPHIEPIVLGERRVGVLALRLTRPLASEERLLVTALANLLAPELTHAERSRQLEVEVASRTAEIERGRRFTEKIIDSLPLGLYVIDREYRIQSWNRKRETGMQGVSREEALGRTIFEILHRQPAEMLRREFDDVFSTGRMQEYQMESLASGEQRTYRITKIPMRLGDGAVTHVITIGEDITDWRQAQERFTQAEKLAAIGQLAAGVMHEINNPLATIAACAESLGYRMEDLERSGVTIAPETQDFLDIIDKEVVRCKQIVDGLLDFSRPKQPRKERVDLNDVIQRTLFLLKHHVRFKRLHVETELDPLLGRVPQANTEQLVQVFMALLLNAMDAMGEKGTVRIVTRRDGDTSAIAEVVDTGHGIARGELGKIFEPFYTTKPQGQGTGLGLSICYGIVQEHGGSIEVDSMLGQGSTFRVILPVVG from the coding sequence ATGACCACCCCGCCCACCCTGCCGACCGACGCGGACGCGCGCGCTGCGCGCGCCCTCCGTGCCCTCGCCGGCATCAGTGCGGAACTCGCCTCGGCACGCGCCCTGGAGACGAGCATCGAACGGATGCTCACCACGGTGCGCGAACTGGTGGAGGCGTCGGAGACGGCCGTCTGGCTGCACGCGCCGCAGGGCATCATCCGCGGGTGGACCAGCGGCGGGACGAGCATCACCGAAGCGGAGGTGCGAGTCGGACTCGCGGCCGGGGGCGTCCCGGGCGGTCCGCACATCGAACCGATCGTCCTTGGCGAGCGACGGGTGGGCGTTCTCGCGCTGCGTCTCACGCGCCCCCTCGCGTCCGAGGAGCGGTTGCTCGTCACGGCGCTCGCGAATCTCCTCGCGCCCGAGCTCACGCACGCCGAACGGTCGCGCCAGCTCGAGGTGGAGGTGGCCTCGCGCACGGCCGAGATCGAGCGGGGGCGGCGATTCACCGAGAAGATCATCGACTCGCTGCCGCTCGGGCTCTACGTGATCGACCGCGAGTATCGCATCCAGAGCTGGAACCGCAAGCGCGAGACCGGCATGCAAGGCGTCTCGCGCGAGGAGGCGCTCGGCCGCACGATCTTCGAGATCCTGCATCGCCAGCCGGCGGAGATGCTCCGGCGCGAGTTCGATGACGTCTTCTCGACGGGCCGGATGCAGGAGTACCAGATGGAGTCGCTCGCCTCCGGCGAGCAGCGGACCTACCGCATCACCAAGATCCCGATGCGGCTCGGGGACGGCGCGGTCACGCATGTGATCACGATCGGCGAGGACATCACCGACTGGCGGCAGGCGCAGGAGCGGTTCACGCAGGCGGAGAAGCTGGCGGCGATCGGCCAGCTCGCGGCCGGCGTCATGCACGAGATCAACAACCCGCTCGCGACCATCGCCGCCTGCGCCGAGTCGCTCGGCTACCGGATGGAGGACCTGGAGCGCTCCGGCGTCACCATCGCACCCGAGACGCAGGACTTCCTCGACATCATCGACAAGGAGGTCGTGCGCTGCAAGCAGATCGTCGACGGCCTGCTCGACTTCAGCCGGCCCAAGCAGCCGCGCAAGGAGCGGGTCGACCTCAACGACGTCATCCAGCGGACGCTCTTCCTCCTCAAGCATCACGTCCGCTTCAAGCGCCTCCATGTCGAGACCGAGCTCGACCCGCTCCTCGGCCGCGTGCCGCAGGCCAACACCGAGCAGCTCGTGCAGGTCTTCATGGCGCTGCTGCTCAACGCCATGGATGCGATGGGCGAGAAGGGCACGGTGCGCATCGTCACCCGTCGTGACGGCGACACGTCGGCGATCGCCGAGGTGGTCGACACCGGGCACGGGATCGCGCGCGGCGAGCTCGGCAAGATCTTCGAGCCGTTCTACACCACCAAGCCGCAGGGGCAGGGCACTGGGCTCGGCCTCAGCATCTGCTATGGCATCGTGCAGGAGCACGGGGGGAGCATCGAGGTGGACAGCATGCTGGGGCAGGGGAGCACCTTCCGCGTGATCCTCCCGGTGGTGGGCTAG
- a CDS encoding response regulator transcription factor: protein MKVLVIEDDPTVGQFVKRGLEEQRWSVDLVADGEEGEALARSQPYDIIVLDLRLPGRTGQQVLRNLRARGFEKPVLVLTAQDAVDAKVETLRAGADDYVTKPFAFEELLARVEALARRPRAIVSPRITVADLVVDLDAREVSRAGKAVELTPKEFLVLEYLARHAGRVLSRTLITEYAWGYHFDPGTNIVDVVINHLRKKIDAPHDKKLITTVRGVGYVLKA, encoded by the coding sequence ATGAAGGTCCTGGTCATCGAGGACGACCCGACGGTCGGGCAGTTCGTCAAGCGCGGGCTCGAGGAGCAGCGCTGGTCGGTGGATCTCGTCGCCGACGGCGAGGAGGGCGAGGCGCTGGCGCGGTCGCAGCCGTACGACATCATCGTGCTCGACCTGCGCCTCCCGGGGCGCACGGGGCAGCAGGTGCTGCGGAACCTGCGCGCCCGCGGGTTCGAGAAGCCGGTACTCGTGCTCACGGCGCAGGACGCGGTCGACGCGAAGGTCGAGACGTTGCGGGCCGGCGCCGACGACTACGTCACCAAGCCGTTCGCCTTCGAGGAGCTGCTGGCGCGCGTCGAGGCGCTCGCCCGGCGGCCGCGCGCGATCGTCTCCCCGCGCATCACCGTCGCCGACCTCGTGGTCGACCTCGACGCCCGCGAGGTCTCGCGCGCGGGCAAGGCCGTCGAGCTCACGCCGAAGGAGTTCCTCGTACTCGAGTACCTCGCCCGGCACGCGGGGCGCGTCCTCTCGCGCACGCTCATCACCGAGTACGCCTGGGGCTATCACTTCGACCCCGGCACCAACATCGTCGATGTGGTGATCAACCACCTCCGCAAGAAGATCGACGCGCCGCACGACAAGAAGCTCATCACCACCGTGCGCGGGGTGGGCTACGTGCTCAAGGCCTAG